The DNA region GTGGAGGCACTCTGGATAATGTCGGCTGTTTCTCGTGAAACTGCTTGTTGTCCGGGCGGCCCGAGGGAAGAGGGCGCCTTTTGAGACTTCCCATAGCTGCAATAGACCACGGGTTGAGCTCTGCCAAAGCGTTATGTCCGTCGGCCACATGAGACTCTGAACGCTGCCGACTTTTTTCTTGGCTTTGGGTGTCGGTGTTgctctcctcttccagagTTGGACACACAGGTTGGCCCAATTCGTTCTGACTCTCCATGTCAAAGTCACCATCCGATCCGTCTACCGGAGCCGACATATCAACCGTCCACGAACTCGCTTGGCCCTTATGAAATGTTGGCGGAAGCAGGTAATTTTGGAGAGTTACGTTGGTACTTACGGTGAAAAGATCCCGGTGATTGTCATTATCTTGTGGGCTCATCTCTCCATCACCGTCCCCTCTGATTCGTGACGAGTGCAAAAGGGGTAACGCGGCTGCCGCATGTTTCTTATGTTGGTCGGCAATTGATGTGCTATTGGGTTCATCCGGGCGGTGATTCCCCTGCCTACCAATCCCATCCTCCAAGTGTGAATAAGCTTCCAACACTTCCCCCCTATTTTCACGACCCTGTCCCTCATTGACACTACTGGGGTAGACCACCCGCAGGAATGTTTTGAAGTCACTGATCAATTGGTCTTCctgaagaaacaaaacatccTCCTTGGCTGGCTCTATGTTGACATCGTACCATCCTAGAGAACAGCAGATGTTCAGACAGATGAAAATATCCTTGGGGACACCTGCCGAAGTTAGTGGACAGACAGACTGTCTCAAACATTCTCTCAACGCCATGGTCAGTTTTCTCCCGGTTCCTCGAGTGGCTGAAATGGGGCGGGAGTCGACAGAGAAGAATAGGCCCTTCGGAATTTTGCTGTGCTCGACATCTGGTTTCATAAGAATCGCTTCAAACACGTGTCGCCTGCTCCTTTCTTCGCCCGGCAAGCCTGTGTTGGGATCTGGTCTGTCCGGCCACGTTCGGACAAAACACTGAGATGCCTTCTGAACACCGAAGATCTGGATAGCTGTTTCCATAATGTCCTTGCCTGGATGTGGAGATATCCTCAGAGACCGATTGGGGTTTTGTAAGACTGCAAAGTGTATCCTAAGCGGGTGTCTCGCAAACGCACAAGCCTGAACCAAGTGCCTCATCTTCTCGATGTTCTTCGATATCTCCACCGGCTTTCTCGCGATTCGCTCTCGGACGGGATAATTGGAGAAAATGTTGGTGACTGTGACTGTAGTACCCTGCTCAGCAGCGTGTACGCTTTGAGTTTCGACGCCGCCGTTGTCAGCAAGCCGAATCATTTGAGGGGTTTCCAATCCGACTCTCGTGATCACATGAACGGTTGCTACCGTGTTGATACTGGCTAAGGCTGTCCCACGAAATCCAAGGGATTTCCCACCAATCTTGTCGATGTCCTCAAAGGAACTGAGCTTGCTCGTATGCGAAGGGCGGCCAAGGGCGTTGAAGTCAAAGGATGATATACCGCTTCCATTATCCCTCACTTCAATCTTGTCTACAGTGTTTGGGGAAACACTGATATGTATGGTCTGTGCCCCCGAGTCCAGAGCGTTGTCCAGCAGTTCCTTCAAGACCATGAAAGTTGAGGTAATGTTCAAAGTCGAGCCGATCCGCCGGCAAGCATCAT from Podospora pseudoanserina strain CBS 124.78 chromosome 1, whole genome shotgun sequence includes:
- a CDS encoding hypothetical protein (COG:L; EggNog:ENOG503NW5B), with the protein product MPITPLPDDACRRIGSTLNITSTFMVLKELLDNALDSGAQTIHISVSPNTVDKIEVRDNGSGISSFDFNALGRPSHTSKLSSFEDIDKIGGKSLGFRGTALASINTVATVHVITRVGLETPQMIRLADNGGVETQSVHAAEQGTTVTVTNIFSNYPVRERIARKPVEISKNIEKMRHLVQACAFARHPLRIHFAVLQNPNRSLRISPHPGKDIMETAIQIFGVQKASQCFVRTWPDRPDPNTGLPGEERSRRHVFEAILMKPDVEHSKIPKGLFFSVDSRPISATRGTGRKLTMALRECLRQSVCPLTSAGVPKDIFICLNICCSLGWYDVNIEPAKEDVLFLQEDQLISDFKTFLRVVYPSSVNEGQGRENRGEVLEAYSHLEDGIGRQGNHRPDEPNSTSIADQHKKHAAAALPLLHSSRIRGDGDGEMSPQDNDNHRDLFTGQASSWTVDMSAPVDGSDGDFDMESQNELGQPVCPTLEEESNTDTQSQEKSRQRSESHVADGHNALAELNPWSIAAMGSLKRRPLPSGRPDNKQFHEKQPTLSRVPPRAEATGIRGPAQSHQRGLPIARLNPSFKLPVTPLTPSPSSEPDQLIPPSLRPSHGNTSHPTYKDRLLPRRIYPHVSRAARLLIGGSSDNAAQRLEVPLGETPMSSNADQRTSSQPLHIPKRQQNQQRNRVTRGVSVENVLSSTGDPNEHSSSDSDDVTTELHSSENTDSEDETAVSGQTNPGARQHRNGGDIRKHFEKRYPDMRRADGHSKQATLPFEKHRNNVEGDSDGLVRPTAGSAIRSQHNARAVVTETSASCHSNNPLAQSNHEDAGEAPILQSLFGPKDEQRVGHALHRGGKEQSAARIRRPHFRVSNHDTDRPVHSTTEVGLGQNTRSWLPLGTPRYETHAPRVIINTLELTVFRPIRELRSGAENHPRMVTQSLRLPFSEWDRAILTQLKKLLRKLAPATEWTLHPNTAEDCTEMERIGRQWAKERRLELQS